The following proteins are encoded in a genomic region of Helicobacter macacae MIT 99-5501:
- a CDS encoding thiamine phosphate synthase, translating to MCFQIIAITDRKLCKSQSTNTKNTAKDIDKFLARLELLAKSGVDSVILREKDLRESEYLALAKEAIRIFESANKANKTNSADTNKANANNSSNECKLILHNFIEVAYKLEYPFFHAPFCVLEDLVSNKISTQKISENGVLGVSIHSLEELAVALDFGVDYVIAGNVFESACKEGVQGRGVEFLREILARLGQHKNDLTKDFAKNLPIYAVGGICKENLAMLCKDIKNALPNSRTQASNNAKTSVQEVKTMEAKKIARAKIAGVCMRSALMECENPKAYIAQCKEIITKEIYKDF from the coding sequence TTGTGCTTTCAAATCATTGCCATCACTGATAGAAAACTCTGCAAAAGCCAAAGCACAAACACAAAAAACACTGCAAAAGACATTGATAAATTTTTAGCTAGGCTAGAATTGCTCGCAAAAAGTGGGGTAGATAGCGTAATCTTGCGCGAAAAAGACTTACGCGAAAGTGAGTATCTAGCCTTAGCAAAAGAAGCGATAAGGATTTTTGAAAGCGCAAACAAAGCAAATAAAACAAACAGCGCAGACACAAATAAGGCAAACGCAAATAACTCTAGCAATGAGTGCAAACTTATATTGCATAATTTTATAGAGGTAGCTTACAAGCTAGAATATCCGTTTTTCCACGCACCTTTTTGCGTGCTAGAGGATTTGGTAAGTAATAAGATTTCCACCCAAAAAATAAGCGAAAATGGCGTGCTTGGTGTATCTATACATAGCTTGGAGGAGCTAGCAGTGGCATTAGATTTTGGGGTGGATTATGTCATAGCGGGAAATGTATTTGAAAGTGCTTGCAAAGAGGGGGTGCAGGGCAGGGGAGTGGAGTTTTTGCGCGAAATATTAGCTAGGCTAGGGCAGCATAAAAATGATTTGACAAAAGATTTTGCTAAAAATCTGCCAATCTATGCAGTGGGCGGGATTTGCAAAGAAAATCTTGCAATGCTATGCAAAGACATAAAAAATGCCCTGCCAAATAGCCGCACACAAGCTAGCAATAACGCAAAGACAAGTGTGCAAGAAGTAAAAACAATGGAAGCAAAAAAAATAGCGAGGGCAAAAATAGCGGGCGTATGTATGCGCTCCGCCCTTATGGAGTGTGAGAATCCAAAAGCATATATTGCACAATGCAAAGAAATTATCACAAAAGAGATTTATAAGGATTTTTGA
- a CDS encoding DUF2018 family protein, which produces MWEELNNGLEVLEGDPVKKWCEIMLNASPTLATKELEKLLEMLATYELAYEESGGDLRKFVHSNKESIEAKKRDIALHSSAKILSENE; this is translated from the coding sequence ATGTGGGAAGAACTAAATAATGGGTTAGAAGTGCTAGAGGGCGACCCTGTGAAAAAGTGGTGTGAGATAATGCTAAATGCCTCTCCCACGCTTGCAACAAAAGAGCTAGAAAAACTGCTTGAAATGCTTGCCACTTATGAGCTAGCTTATGAGGAGAGCGGTGGGGATTTGCGTAAATTTGTCCATAGCAACAAAGAATCCATAGAAGCAAAAAAGCGTGATATAGCACTGCACTCAAGTGCCAAAATCCTAAGCGAAAACGAATAA
- a CDS encoding polyprenyl synthetase family protein: MKQDSAEILECVRRRCDEWIASLKSPNIDKIYSSIKSGKMLRSKLILAILESSKVDFAKDFRGDSKVSFKDDSKEDSKKTNSKKVNSKADSTQGLSKDSSILDCAISLCAIIELIQCASLLHDDVIDEAHTRRGVPSVNASFGDKNAIMLGDVLYSRAYFYLADFPQAIAKSVSNAVCALSRGEIDDVLYSRDFQPSLEVYYKILEDKTASLIASSAESSAILAGLDSAKYYEYGKNLGLAFQIVDDVLDITQDEATLGKPNMNDLREGKSTLPYILLYCELDSHKKEEFLAHFYARDSVAIEWFRNAFCEQNTIQKCQNIAKDFITKALNAIQDERNATLEQIATSMIERSF; this comes from the coding sequence ATGAAACAAGATAGCGCAGAGATTTTGGAGTGTGTGCGTAGGCGGTGTGATGAGTGGATAGCTAGCCTAAAAAGTCCAAACATTGATAAAATCTACTCTAGCATAAAATCTGGCAAAATGCTACGAAGCAAACTGATTTTGGCTATTTTGGAATCATCAAAAGTGGATTTTGCTAAAGACTTTAGAGGGGATTCCAAAGTAAGTTTTAAAGATGATTCCAAAGAGGATTCTAAAAAAACAAATTCCAAAAAAGTAAATTCTAAGGCGGATTCTACTCAAGGCTTATCTAAAGATTCTAGCATTTTAGATTGTGCTATTAGTCTTTGTGCTATCATTGAGCTAATACAATGCGCCTCTTTGCTGCACGATGATGTCATAGATGAAGCGCACACACGCAGGGGTGTGCCAAGTGTAAATGCTTCATTTGGCGATAAAAATGCCATTATGCTAGGTGATGTGCTGTATTCACGAGCTTATTTTTATCTAGCTGATTTTCCACAAGCCATTGCCAAAAGTGTCTCAAACGCCGTGTGCGCTCTCTCTAGAGGGGAAATTGATGATGTGCTTTACTCGCGTGATTTTCAGCCAAGCCTAGAAGTGTATTACAAGATTTTGGAGGATAAAACCGCCTCCCTTATCGCCTCTAGCGCAGAATCTAGCGCGATTTTGGCAGGGCTTGATTCTGCTAAATACTATGAATATGGCAAAAATCTAGGGCTAGCTTTTCAAATTGTTGATGATGTGCTAGACATTACCCAAGATGAAGCGACTTTGGGCAAGCCAAATATGAATGATTTGCGCGAGGGAAAAAGCACTTTGCCATACATTTTGCTATACTGCGAGCTAGATTCTCACAAAAAAGAGGAGTTTTTGGCTCATTTTTATGCCCGAGATAGCGTGGCGATAGAGTGGTTTAGAAATGCTTTTTGTGAGCAAAACACCATACAAAAGTGCCAAAATATCGCAAAAGATTTTATCACAAAAGCCCTAAATGCGATACAAGATGAGCGCAATGCCACGCTAGAGCAAATCGCAACTTCAATGATAGAGAGGAGTTTTTAA
- the hemA gene encoding glutamyl-tRNA reductase, whose amino-acid sequence MQVQYLALSFSHKNTPIELREKLAFPANDFASDFAQNNANEPFQKNSYKKGSIQDFLLSLKAKVQSLKEILLLSTCNRVEFYIITHSPQECITAVLDSFATSRKIPLKELEKHCKIAQNAEALHHLFSVVSGLDSVVIGETQIVGQIKSAYKLCYDLGVCGQEITRLAHFAFRCGGRVRSQTQIGKTSLSVASVAVKRALGFIRENDKDTTPKKLKNPQISALIIGAGEMGRLVVRHLLDCPISIAFTNRTQENASNFVCELQEEGKDISNITVLDYTSIESTLDDFTLVFCATGASKAIIKEAKSRDFKRAWFDLSVPRNIEVASIPKGLHIFCVDDLKRTIDENLVGKKIQAHQAYAIIGNAVGEYFSWVQSFDVLPLIKTMRENAKEASLQELQRAIKKGYLPKELQEEVKIILHNAFNVFLHNPTLMLKELANNEEGDSIIEATKRVFEELPQDKKQARESEKAKNQTRKEIESRAKRFFKVDSTQESKESQNTNQSKRADFVNRYKCEYDTTSMP is encoded by the coding sequence ATGCAAGTGCAATACCTAGCCCTAAGTTTTTCGCACAAAAACACGCCAATAGAGTTACGCGAAAAACTAGCTTTCCCTGCCAATGACTTTGCAAGCGATTTTGCGCAAAACAATGCAAACGAACCATTTCAAAAAAACTCCTACAAAAAAGGTTCAATACAAGATTTTCTTTTGTCCCTAAAAGCAAAAGTCCAAAGCTTAAAAGAAATCCTTCTCCTTAGCACTTGCAATCGTGTAGAATTCTACATAATCACACACAGCCCGCAAGAGTGCATCACTGCCGTGCTTGATAGCTTTGCCACTTCTAGAAAAATCCCACTAAAAGAGCTAGAAAAACACTGCAAAATCGCTCAAAATGCAGAAGCCCTGCACCACCTTTTTAGCGTGGTTAGCGGGCTAGATAGTGTAGTCATAGGAGAGACACAAATCGTAGGACAAATAAAAAGCGCGTATAAGCTATGCTATGACTTGGGTGTGTGCGGACAAGAAATCACTCGCTTAGCACACTTTGCTTTTCGCTGTGGTGGGAGGGTGAGAAGCCAAACTCAAATCGGCAAAACCTCTCTATCTGTGGCTTCTGTGGCAGTAAAGAGAGCATTGGGATTTATAAGAGAAAATGACAAAGATACAACACCAAAAAAATTAAAAAATCCACAAATAAGTGCACTTATCATCGGCGCAGGGGAAATGGGCAGGCTTGTGGTTAGGCATTTGCTTGATTGTCCTATATCTATTGCCTTTACCAATCGCACACAAGAGAATGCAAGCAATTTTGTGTGCGAATTGCAAGAAGAGGGCAAAGACATTAGCAATATCACGGTTTTGGACTATACAAGCATAGAATCCACGCTAGATGATTTTACACTTGTGTTTTGTGCTACGGGGGCTAGCAAAGCTATCATAAAAGAAGCAAAATCTAGGGATTTCAAACGAGCGTGGTTTGATTTATCTGTGCCTAGAAATATCGAAGTGGCGAGCATTCCAAAAGGCTTGCATATCTTTTGTGTAGATGATTTAAAACGCACCATAGATGAAAATCTAGTCGGCAAAAAAATCCAAGCCCATCAAGCCTATGCTATCATTGGCAACGCGGTGGGTGAGTATTTTTCGTGGGTGCAGAGCTTTGATGTGTTGCCACTTATAAAGACTATGCGAGAAAATGCCAAAGAAGCAAGTCTGCAAGAATTGCAAAGAGCTATCAAAAAAGGCTATCTCCCAAAAGAGCTACAAGAAGAAGTAAAAATCATACTACACAACGCATTTAATGTGTTTTTGCACAATCCTACGCTAATGCTAAAAGAGCTAGCAAATAATGAAGAGGGCGATAGCATCATTGAAGCAACAAAGAGAGTGTTTGAGGAATTGCCACAGGACAAAAAGCAAGCAAGGGAAAGTGAAAAAGCAAAAAATCAAACTAGAAAAGAGATAGAATCAAGGGCAAAAAGGTTTTTTAAAGTAGATTCTACACAAGAATCAAAAGAATCACAAAATACAAACCAAAGCAAAAGAGCGGATTTTGTCAATCGCTACAAATGCGAATATGACACAACTTCTATGCCCTAA
- a CDS encoding proline--tRNA ligase: MLFSKTLLPTSKESPKDAILKSHQYLVRAGYIHQLGSGIYNFLPLGNIVLKKIESIVRKRLQQAGAQEVLLSFVTPKELWDRSGRSEQYGKELLRFSDRKNAPFLLAPTHEESITELARTYIKSYKSLPLNLYQIQLKFRDELRPRFGLLRTREFIMKDGYSFHSNDVDLDREFILMHKTYSEIFSDLGLDFRCVEADSGAIGGSGSKEFMVLADSGEDTLVVCKSCQYAANLEVAKRAKRLPPRNEKGEEILPPKADFAKFSTPNVKSISDLCAFFHIEPFWSIKAVVKKYTKKSSQESQANKENKENKENVAKKENTKETKSKNSKLESANNDSAESSKNSREDFAVFFLRGDDELEETKALNALNANGFEALELLEASQSELENLGLIAGSIGAYSLRTIVGEKAIIFDEDLRGASEMICGANEREKHFVGVDLDLFENLCFADLAVVRQGDICACCGAELAHKKGIEIGHIFKLGTKYSAPLQAKFLDENGKEKPFIMGCYGIGISRILSAILEQKADDKGCVWSASTAPFKVVIIIANAKDKAQYDFGYALYESLKQVGVEVALDDRDLRFGAKMADFELMGVANFAALIGKGLESNRVEIIKRDGLQKSEIDSAKALEQILKMIK, translated from the coding sequence ATGCTTTTTTCAAAAACGCTACTACCCACTTCAAAAGAATCCCCAAAAGATGCAATCCTAAAAAGTCATCAATACCTCGTGCGAGCAGGCTATATCCACCAGCTAGGGAGCGGAATCTATAATTTTCTCCCGCTAGGCAATATCGTGCTAAAAAAGATAGAATCTATCGTGCGAAAAAGGCTACAACAAGCAGGAGCGCAAGAAGTTTTGCTAAGTTTTGTAACGCCAAAAGAACTATGGGATAGAAGCGGACGAAGCGAGCAATATGGCAAAGAGCTATTGCGATTTAGCGATAGAAAAAACGCACCATTTTTGCTCGCTCCCACGCACGAGGAGAGTATCACAGAGCTAGCTAGGACATACATAAAGTCTTACAAATCCTTACCGCTAAATCTCTATCAAATCCAGCTGAAATTTCGCGATGAGCTACGACCGCGCTTTGGGCTACTCCGCACACGAGAATTCATAATGAAAGATGGATATAGCTTTCACTCAAACGATGTGGATTTGGATAGGGAATTTATCCTTATGCACAAGACATATAGCGAGATTTTTAGCGATTTGGGGCTAGATTTTCGCTGTGTGGAGGCAGATAGTGGCGCGATAGGTGGGAGTGGTAGCAAGGAATTTATGGTATTGGCAGATAGTGGGGAGGATACACTTGTGGTGTGCAAATCTTGCCAATACGCAGCAAACCTAGAAGTAGCAAAAAGGGCAAAAAGACTGCCACCGCGTAATGAAAAGGGCGAGGAAATCTTGCCACCAAAAGCAGATTTTGCTAAATTCTCTACTCCAAATGTGAAAAGCATTAGTGATTTGTGTGCGTTTTTTCATATTGAGCCTTTTTGGAGTATCAAAGCAGTTGTAAAAAAATACACCAAAAAATCAAGCCAAGAAAGCCAAGCAAATAAAGAAAATAAAGAAAATAAAGAAAATGTAGCAAAAAAAGAGAATACAAAAGAGACAAAATCAAAAAATTCCAAACTAGAATCTGCAAATAATGATAGTGCAGAATCTAGCAAAAATTCTAGAGAGGATTTTGCTGTATTTTTCTTGCGTGGCGATGACGAGCTAGAAGAGACAAAGGCACTAAACGCGCTAAATGCAAATGGCTTTGAAGCACTAGAGCTACTTGAAGCAAGTCAAAGTGAGCTAGAAAATTTAGGGCTTATCGCAGGTAGCATTGGTGCTTATAGCTTGAGGACGATTGTCGGGGAAAAAGCGATTATTTTTGATGAGGATTTGCGCGGGGCAAGCGAGATGATATGTGGCGCAAATGAGCGTGAAAAGCACTTCGTGGGCGTGGATTTGGATTTGTTTGAAAATCTTTGCTTTGCGGATTTGGCAGTGGTAAGGCAGGGGGATATTTGCGCTTGCTGTGGGGCGGAGCTAGCGCACAAAAAAGGCATTGAAATCGGGCATATTTTCAAACTTGGGACAAAGTATTCTGCTCCATTGCAGGCGAAATTTTTAGATGAAAATGGCAAAGAAAAGCCTTTCATAATGGGCTGCTATGGCATAGGAATTAGCAGAATTCTAAGTGCGATATTGGAGCAAAAAGCCGATGATAAGGGCTGTGTATGGAGTGCTAGCACCGCTCCTTTTAAGGTTGTAATCATCATTGCAAATGCCAAAGACAAAGCCCAATATGACTTTGGATACGCGCTATATGAGAGCTTAAAGCAAGTGGGTGTAGAAGTCGCGCTAGATGATAGGGATTTGCGATTTGGTGCGAAAATGGCAGATTTTGAGCTTATGGGTGTGGCAAATTTTGCTGCACTTATTGGCAAAGGATTAGAATCAAACCGCGTAGAAATCATTAAACGAGATGGTTTGCAAAAAAGTGAGATAGATTCTGCCAAAGCATTAGAGCAGATTCTAAAAATGATAAAATAA
- a CDS encoding FxsA family protein, whose protein sequence is MPTLALFFLIGYIAFELLSFSIWVSYFGFFSLFCEIVFSGIAGLWLWNSRTRSLSSSLNEIIHFVYEGRILDLLKSNMLFFLGAILLIAPGLLSDSVGIICVVASFVSQPKPSDFVRDYRAREDFHFNEKPSDEDIIEVEIIEESSKQNKAIQKDKND, encoded by the coding sequence ATGCCGACACTAGCACTATTTTTTCTCATAGGCTACATTGCTTTTGAGCTACTTAGCTTTAGTATTTGGGTTAGTTATTTTGGGTTTTTTAGCCTTTTTTGTGAAATTGTTTTTAGCGGGATTGCTGGGCTTTGGCTTTGGAATTCCCGCACTCGCTCCCTTAGCTCCTCGCTAAATGAGATTATACATTTTGTGTATGAGGGGCGGATTTTGGATTTGCTAAAAAGTAATATGTTGTTTTTTTTGGGAGCGATTTTGCTTATAGCACCGGGGTTACTAAGCGATAGTGTGGGGATTATCTGCGTTGTGGCTAGCTTTGTATCCCAGCCAAAACCTAGTGATTTTGTGCGCGACTATCGTGCGCGAGAGGATTTTCACTTCAATGAAAAACCTAGCGATGAGGACATTATCGAGGTGGAAATCATTGAGGAATCTAGCAAGCAAAATAAGGCGATACAAAAGGATAAAAATGACTAG
- the hemC gene encoding hydroxymethylbilane synthase — MTSKKFIIGTRGSALALWQAEHIKSRLKAELGVESTLKIVKTKGDKILDVPLAKIGGKGLFTKELEELLLSGEIDLAVHSLKDVPVELPSGLTLASITKREDVRDCLLSYKYESLDSLPQGAKVGTTSLRRTMQILAKRPDLEALSLRGNVQTRLKKLESGEFHAIMLAAAGLKRLGITNEQIPHITAFEVDEMIPAMGQAALGIECRNDEKITSLLEKLSDKEAMICASAEREFIRALDGGCQVPIGVHCKIVSDSHKVDLLKINAIVGIPSGEKILRESLEISIKEIPQKCSQKSLLELQKTANDMAKNLADKMIAQGAKEILQEALSFWG; from the coding sequence ATGACTAGCAAAAAATTCATAATCGGCACTCGTGGTAGCGCACTCGCACTATGGCAAGCCGAGCATATCAAATCGCGACTAAAAGCCGAGCTAGGAGTAGAATCTACCTTAAAAATAGTAAAAACCAAAGGCGATAAAATCCTAGATGTTCCCCTTGCCAAAATCGGTGGCAAAGGGCTTTTTACCAAAGAGCTAGAAGAGCTGTTGCTAAGTGGGGAGATTGACTTAGCAGTGCATTCGCTAAAAGATGTGCCTGTGGAGCTACCAAGTGGGCTAACTCTAGCTAGCATAACCAAGCGCGAAGATGTGCGAGACTGCTTGCTAAGCTATAAGTATGAAAGCTTAGATTCTCTTCCACAAGGCGCAAAAGTAGGCACAACCTCGCTAAGACGCACGATGCAAATACTTGCCAAACGCCCTGATTTGGAAGCACTATCCCTTAGGGGCAATGTCCAAACAAGGCTAAAAAAGCTAGAATCTGGCGAATTTCACGCCATAATGCTAGCAGCTGCTGGGCTAAAAAGACTAGGTATAACAAATGAGCAAATCCCGCATATTACGGCTTTTGAAGTAGATGAGATGATACCTGCTATGGGGCAAGCAGCACTTGGCATAGAGTGCAGAAATGATGAAAAGATAACCTCGCTGCTAGAAAAACTAAGCGACAAAGAAGCGATGATATGTGCTAGCGCGGAGAGGGAGTTTATCCGCGCTCTAGATGGCGGGTGTCAAGTCCCTATTGGCGTTCACTGCAAGATAGTGAGTGATTCTCACAAAGTAGATTTACTCAAGATAAATGCAATAGTGGGGATACCAAGCGGAGAAAAAATACTAAGAGAATCTCTAGAAATATCTATCAAAGAGATTCCACAAAAATGCTCGCAAAAATCTTTGCTAGAGCTACAAAAAACAGCAAATGATATGGCAAAAAATCTAGCAGACAAAATGATAGCACAAGGTGCGAAAGAGATTTTACAAGAAGCCCTTAGCTTTTGGGGGTGA
- a CDS encoding polyphenol oxidase family protein, with amino-acid sequence MPPQNIAITKTTQKTPKQKISHSDKSSNSDESVFFSSKQSAVFRDCEIDFVLTSRLCGVSTPPYHSLNLAYHTRDNPTNVAHNRAKILSTYFPQKTLIFCNQIHSSMILACDKTDYDKATDSAQNLQNQHNLQECNLGQGDGIFCTHKNLVALILVADCNPVLIFDCVNGAFVALHAGRAGVCAHILTNGINTLLANGAKTQNLRVFIGASIRKCCYEVGEDLAIQIQKDFGKKYIEKRSGKYFLDLILMLLDECDRAGIFRENIEVLEVCSCCEDRLFSYRRAYKESRGQKAQIRSQKTSESCEKTLIQTGRFGLFVSLR; translated from the coding sequence ATGCCACCCCAAAATATAGCAATCACAAAAACAACCCAAAAAACACCAAAGCAAAAAATATCACATAGTGATAAGTCCAGCAATAGCGATGAATCCGTATTTTTCTCAAGCAAGCAAAGCGCGGTTTTTAGGGATTGTGAGATTGATTTTGTGCTGACTTCTAGGCTTTGTGGGGTAAGCACTCCTCCATATCATAGTCTAAATCTAGCCTATCATACACGCGATAATCCCACAAATGTAGCCCATAATCGCGCTAAGATTCTCTCTACTTATTTTCCGCAAAAAACGCTTATCTTTTGCAATCAAATCCACTCAAGTATGATTCTAGCGTGTGATAAAACGGATTATGACAAAGCCACCGATTCAGCGCAAAACTTGCAAAATCAACACAATCTGCAAGAATGCAATTTAGGGCAGGGCGATGGGATTTTTTGCACACATAAAAACCTAGTCGCGCTTATTTTGGTGGCTGATTGCAATCCTGTGTTGATTTTTGATTGCGTAAATGGTGCGTTTGTCGCACTTCACGCGGGTAGGGCAGGAGTATGTGCTCATATCCTTACAAACGGCATAAACACACTGCTTGCAAATGGCGCAAAGACGCAAAATCTGCGTGTATTTATCGGGGCGTCTATACGAAAATGTTGCTATGAGGTGGGGGAGGATTTGGCAATCCAAATACAAAAAGATTTTGGCAAAAAATACATAGAAAAAAGAAGTGGGAAATATTTTTTGGATTTGATTTTGATGCTGCTAGATGAGTGCGATAGGGCTGGGATTTTTCGTGAGAATATCGAGGTTTTGGAAGTGTGTAGCTGCTGTGAGGATAGGCTTTTTTCATATCGCAGAGCATATAAAGAAAGCAGAGGGCAAAAAGCGCAAATCCGTAGCCAAAAGACAAGTGAAAGTTGTGAGAAAACTCTCATACAAACGGGTAGATTTGGGCTTTTTGTAAGCCTAAGATAA
- the thiS gene encoding sulfur carrier protein ThiS gives MCINGENFTQKSLSLMEYLELKGLNPALIALELNGKIVPKDEFEKVIFKQGDKVEILSFVGGG, from the coding sequence ATGTGTATAAATGGAGAAAATTTCACGCAAAAAAGCCTTAGCCTTATGGAATATTTAGAGCTAAAGGGACTAAACCCCGCGCTTATCGCCCTAGAGCTAAATGGCAAAATTGTCCCAAAAGATGAGTTTGAAAAAGTGATTTTTAAGCAGGGCGATAAGGTAGAAATCCTTAGCTTTGTAGGTGGTGGATAA
- the thiF gene encoding thiamine biosynthesis protein ThiF yields MKNILFNGKKHQTKITDSLSFFTSQNCDENDVWIVNGFASKEAKTLENGDELWCIPKGKMPPQDALESMMSARHTPKVHNALKQAKVAICGLGGLGSHIAIMLARSGVGHLVLIDFDIIEPSNLNRQAYNISDLGKLKTQALRSHIKEINPFITTQIFTTKIEPSNIPTLFEGCEIVCEAFDNPFAKAMLAQNFHTHFPDSTLICASGLAGYGDSNAIQTRKINDRFYICGDLLSAAGYGRGLMSPRVNICAAHQANLVLEILCAQNGL; encoded by the coding sequence ATGAAAAATATACTATTTAATGGCAAAAAGCACCAAACCAAAATCACAGATTCCCTAAGTTTTTTTACTAGCCAAAACTGCGATGAAAACGATGTGTGGATAGTAAATGGCTTTGCAAGCAAAGAAGCAAAAACGCTAGAAAATGGCGATGAGCTGTGGTGTATCCCAAAAGGGAAAATGCCTCCACAAGACGCATTAGAATCAATGATGAGCGCACGACACACACCAAAAGTGCACAACGCCCTAAAGCAAGCAAAAGTAGCAATATGCGGGCTTGGAGGGCTTGGCTCACATATTGCAATAATGCTAGCTAGAAGCGGGGTTGGGCATTTGGTGTTGATTGATTTTGACATTATCGAGCCTAGCAATCTAAACCGACAAGCCTACAACATAAGCGACTTAGGCAAGCTAAAAACTCAAGCTCTACGCTCTCACATAAAAGAGATAAACCCTTTTATCACTACGCAGATTTTCACTACCAAAATTGAGCCTAGCAATATCCCAACACTTTTTGAGGGCTGTGAAATCGTGTGTGAAGCGTTTGATAATCCTTTCGCCAAAGCTATGCTTGCCCAGAATTTTCACACACACTTTCCAGACTCCACGCTGATATGTGCTAGTGGGCTAGCAGGCTATGGGGACTCAAACGCGATACAAACACGCAAAATCAACGATAGATTTTATATTTGTGGGGATTTGCTTAGTGCAGCAGGCTATGGCAGAGGACTTATGAGCCCGCGTGTAAATATTTGTGCTGCTCATCAGGCAAACCTTGTGCTAGAGATTTTGTGTGCCCAAAATGGATTATGA
- a CDS encoding thiazole synthase, producing MSKTSDKKNNTTSIDSTRQTDSTTSLDSTKLDSIRQVDFAKSSDILRLGKYSFSSRFILGSGKYSLHLIDSAIKQAKAQIITLALRRTNRGGLENILDFIPPNITLLPNTSGARNAKEALRIALLAREICQSDLVKVEVISDSKYLLPDNYESAKATEMLAKEGFTPLVYMYPELYAARDMANAGACAIMPLGAPIGTNKGLQTKAFIEILLREIDLPIIVDAGIGSPAQACEAMQMGVSAIMANTAIANAKDIAQMAHAFRLGIEAGRLAYLAGLAQESAPTPSSPIEDISPASKPSPLTSFLQD from the coding sequence ATGAGTAAAACAAGCGACAAAAAAAACAATACAACTTCCATAGATTCCACAAGGCAAACAGATTCTACAACCTCGCTAGATTCCACAAAACTAGATTCTATCAGGCAAGTAGATTTTGCAAAATCTAGCGATATTTTGCGTCTTGGCAAATATTCATTTAGCTCGCGCTTCATACTTGGCTCGGGCAAATACTCACTTCATCTTATAGATTCTGCTATCAAGCAAGCAAAAGCCCAAATCATCACCCTTGCTTTGCGCCGAACAAATCGTGGTGGGCTAGAAAATATCCTAGATTTTATCCCGCCAAATATCACACTACTGCCCAACACAAGCGGTGCTAGAAATGCCAAAGAGGCTTTGCGTATCGCCCTTTTGGCGCGCGAAATCTGCCAAAGCGATTTAGTCAAAGTCGAAGTCATAAGCGATAGCAAATATCTTTTGCCAGATAATTATGAAAGTGCCAAAGCTACTGAAATGCTAGCAAAAGAGGGCTTTACTCCACTTGTTTATATGTATCCAGAGCTGTATGCTGCGCGAGATATGGCAAACGCAGGAGCGTGCGCGATAATGCCACTTGGCGCACCTATCGGCACAAACAAAGGCTTACAAACAAAGGCGTTTATAGAGATTTTGCTTCGTGAGATAGATTTGCCAATCATTGTAGATGCAGGTATAGGCTCTCCAGCCCAAGCCTGCGAAGCTATGCAGATGGGCGTAAGCGCGATAATGGCAAACACAGCCATTGCTAATGCCAAAGACATAGCACAGATGGCACACGCTTTTAGGCTAGGTATAGAGGCGGGTAGGCTAGCTTATCTTGCGGGCTTAGCGCAAGAATCCGCTCCTACGCCCTCTTCGCCGATAGAAGACATTTCGCCTGCAAGCAAGCCTAGCCCACTTACAAGTTTTTTGCAAGATTGA